One Antiquaquibacter oligotrophicus genomic region harbors:
- the cofG gene encoding 7,8-didemethyl-8-hydroxy-5-deazariboflavin synthase CofG: MTLVDASPRSSVEEILERVRAGGRASVDDAEVLLDARGDDLERLLHLAAHLRDEGLARAGRPGVITYSRKVFLPVTTLCRDRCHYCIFVDTPGQLLKLGKPAYMSREQVLAVAREGAALGCKEALFTLGDRPEERWPEARAWLDEHGYESTLHYVADMAQAVLDETGLLPHLNPGVMTAAELEFLRPYAPSMGMMLETTSTRLYTEKGQVHYGSPDKDPAVRLAVIEDAGAARVPFTTGILVGIGETVRDRAESLVALRDADDRHGHIQEVIVQNFRAKPQTAMQAVPDAELLEYVAAIAVARIVMGADARIQVPPNLSDAGEFELLLRAGADDWGGVSPLTADHVNPERPWPHLDDLAEATARYGFELRERLTAHPEYLNEQWMDAGIAPRVTAMADDRGLAADDACGLRSGRSPRLETPQENNVGAVSRRDLRSLLNRQLSSNEYDELVAEADALRRYTVGEAVSIVVNRNLDSTRYSEYGPDGAAAVAREAWELGATELCVQGLMPGGEYLELARAVKSAAPGIHLHAFRPADIDDFATRNNLSLDAALSQLRDAGVDTIPGTGLKLLDEDVRARMFPADLPVERWVEVITAAHRAGFRTSSVMFYGHGETWEQRIAHLERLIEIQSATGGFTEFVPIPLPGSTVSIEEHRAVHAISRILLNGHIRHIQVPWTRLGVDASALMLQSGADDLGGTLLDGTVLPEFAAEFGQELTLDQAKRLTAKLFRPLRQRTTTYGEPGARS, translated from the coding sequence GTGACGCTAGTCGACGCGAGCCCCCGCTCCTCGGTCGAGGAGATCCTCGAGCGCGTGCGTGCGGGTGGGCGGGCATCCGTCGACGACGCCGAAGTGTTGCTGGATGCCCGGGGCGACGACCTCGAACGGCTCCTCCACCTCGCCGCACACCTCAGGGACGAAGGGCTCGCTCGCGCCGGACGCCCCGGAGTCATCACGTACTCGCGCAAGGTCTTCCTGCCGGTGACGACGCTCTGCCGCGATCGCTGCCACTACTGCATCTTCGTGGACACGCCTGGCCAGCTGCTCAAGCTCGGCAAACCCGCCTACATGAGCCGCGAGCAGGTGCTCGCGGTCGCGCGAGAGGGTGCGGCGCTCGGCTGCAAAGAGGCGCTCTTCACCCTCGGCGATCGACCAGAGGAGCGGTGGCCCGAGGCTCGCGCCTGGCTTGACGAGCACGGCTACGAATCGACGCTGCACTACGTCGCCGACATGGCCCAGGCCGTGCTCGACGAGACGGGGCTGCTCCCCCACCTCAACCCCGGAGTGATGACGGCCGCCGAGCTGGAGTTCCTCCGCCCGTACGCGCCGTCCATGGGCATGATGCTCGAGACCACGTCGACGCGGTTGTACACGGAGAAGGGGCAGGTCCACTACGGGTCCCCCGACAAGGACCCGGCAGTACGCCTGGCCGTGATCGAGGATGCGGGTGCCGCACGGGTTCCGTTCACCACGGGCATCCTCGTGGGCATTGGCGAGACCGTACGCGATCGAGCGGAATCGCTCGTCGCGCTGCGGGACGCGGACGACCGGCACGGGCACATTCAAGAGGTCATCGTGCAGAACTTCCGCGCGAAACCCCAGACCGCGATGCAGGCAGTACCGGATGCCGAGCTGCTCGAGTACGTGGCGGCCATCGCGGTCGCGCGCATCGTCATGGGGGCGGATGCCCGCATCCAGGTTCCGCCGAACCTCTCCGATGCCGGCGAGTTCGAACTGCTGCTGCGGGCCGGGGCCGACGACTGGGGTGGCGTGAGCCCGCTCACCGCCGACCACGTCAACCCGGAGCGTCCGTGGCCGCACCTCGACGACCTCGCGGAAGCGACCGCACGGTACGGCTTCGAGTTGCGTGAACGCCTGACCGCGCACCCCGAGTACCTGAACGAGCAGTGGATGGACGCGGGGATCGCGCCCCGGGTGACGGCGATGGCCGACGACCGTGGGTTGGCCGCGGACGACGCTTGCGGGTTGAGGAGCGGGCGCAGCCCGCGTCTCGAAACCCCACAGGAAAACAACGTCGGTGCGGTTTCGAGACGCGACCTTCGGTCGCTCCTCAACCGGCAACTCAGTAGCAACGAATACGACGAGCTCGTTGCTGAGGCTGACGCGCTTCGGCGCTACACGGTCGGCGAAGCCGTGAGCATCGTCGTCAACCGCAACCTCGACTCGACGCGCTACAGCGAGTACGGACCCGACGGTGCAGCGGCGGTCGCCCGCGAAGCCTGGGAACTCGGTGCGACCGAGTTGTGTGTGCAGGGCCTCATGCCGGGCGGAGAATATCTCGAACTTGCCCGCGCCGTGAAGAGCGCTGCGCCGGGCATCCATCTCCATGCGTTCCGCCCGGCGGACATCGATGACTTCGCGACCCGCAACAATCTGTCGCTGGATGCCGCCCTAAGCCAACTCCGCGATGCCGGGGTGGACACGATCCCGGGTACAGGGCTCAAGCTCCTCGATGAGGATGTGCGCGCACGGATGTTCCCCGCCGACCTGCCCGTCGAGCGCTGGGTCGAGGTGATCACCGCCGCGCATCGCGCCGGCTTCCGCACCAGCTCCGTCATGTTCTACGGTCACGGCGAGACGTGGGAGCAGCGCATCGCTCACCTCGAGCGGCTCATCGAGATCCAGTCCGCGACGGGTGGTTTCACGGAGTTCGTTCCCATTCCGCTCCCGGGGTCGACCGTGAGCATCGAGGAGCATCGCGCGGTGCATGCCATTTCACGCATACTTCTGAACGGGCACATCCGTCACATCCAAGTCCCGTGGACGCGACTCGGTGTCGATGCGTCCGCGCTCATGCTGCAGTCGGGCGCCGACGATCTCGGGGGGACACTCCTCGACGGCACCGTGCTGCCGGAGTTCGCAGCCGAGTTCGGTCAGGAGCTCACGCTCGACCAGGCGAAACGACTGACCGCGAAGCTCTTCCGCCCGCTGCGTCAGCGCACGACAACCTACGGTGAACCGGGAGCCCGGTCGTGA
- a CDS encoding alpha/beta hydrolase family esterase: protein MAQTTVLEIGGRRRSYVHVAPSAPNPDAPLLVALHGTTQNPRAMRRFSGGTFDHLAESLGADIVYLTGYRRAWNDGRRIQTSAAQRENVDDVGFVESVIERFGRPVIAIGYSNGGQLLHRYLRESDTPLAGAMLIAAGLPVPSDREYGDDLRQSIPTLLIQGTADPVMPFAGGTVRLLGRSKGDVLSARETAAAYSATTDAPLESTEGSVTRTDWPGVRLVTLEGAGHVIPNRVTSPPFVGPSLRVLDSGEELRSFFSTAAVLPPVAATA from the coding sequence ATGGCCCAGACCACAGTCCTCGAGATCGGCGGGCGCCGACGCAGCTACGTGCACGTCGCGCCCTCCGCACCGAATCCCGACGCACCGCTGCTCGTCGCGCTGCACGGTACGACGCAGAATCCGCGGGCCATGCGGCGCTTCAGTGGCGGCACGTTCGACCACCTGGCCGAGTCACTCGGCGCGGACATCGTGTACCTCACCGGGTACCGCCGCGCGTGGAACGATGGTCGGCGCATCCAGACCTCTGCCGCCCAGCGGGAGAACGTCGACGATGTCGGCTTCGTCGAGTCCGTGATCGAACGGTTCGGCCGACCCGTCATCGCGATCGGCTACTCGAACGGCGGGCAACTGTTGCACCGGTACCTGCGCGAAAGCGACACACCTCTCGCGGGCGCGATGCTCATCGCCGCGGGGCTCCCCGTGCCGAGCGACCGAGAATATGGCGACGACCTGCGTCAGAGCATCCCGACTCTCCTCATCCAGGGCACGGCCGACCCGGTCATGCCCTTCGCGGGTGGTACCGTGCGTCTCCTCGGCCGCAGCAAGGGTGACGTGCTCTCGGCGCGCGAGACCGCGGCTGCATATTCCGCGACGACGGATGCCCCGCTCGAGTCCACCGAGGGCTCCGTGACACGTACCGACTGGCCCGGAGTGCGCCTCGTCACCCTGGAGGGAGCGGGCCACGTCATCCCGAATCGTGTGACGTCGCCGCCGTTCGTCGGGCCCTCGCTGCGTGTCCTCGATTCGGGCGAAGAGTTGCGGTCGTTCTTCTCCACAGCCGCGGTGCTTCCCCCGGTTGCAGCCACCGCCTAA
- a CDS encoding acyl-CoA dehydrogenase family protein: MSQTIDRTSKVPAAQQEKPVVDVAALGERLMGRWAAERRASRELAATPAMQRIPGQTMAEHRERVLEQLKILVEHKSVHKAFPKSVGGLEDAGGNIAQFEELLLADPSLQIKSGVQWGLFGAAVMHLGTEKHHTKWLPGIMSLEIPGAFAMTETGHGSDVSAVGTTATYDESTQEFVIHTPFRAAWKDYLGNAALHGEAAVVFAQLITKGVNHGVHAFYVDIRDKDKNFLPGIGGEDDGLKGGLNGIDNGRLHFTNVRIPRENLLNRYGDVAEDGTYSSPIASPGRRFFTMLGTLVQGRVSLDGASVVASKLALTIALSYGSQRRQFTAASDTEEEVILDYQRHQRRLLPRLAETYAMSFAHDVFLEKFDAVFTGRADTDEDRQDLETLAAALKPLSTWAALDILQEAREACGGNGFLAENRLTLLRADMDIYATFEGDNNVLLQLVAKRLLTDYSKKFAGADAGALAQYVAGQVGDATLNRTGLRKLAQSIVDFGSTARSVGYVRDADAQRQLLTDRVQSMIAEIAGRLRDAGKLPKMEAAQLFNSNQNALIEAARAHGELLQWEAFTEAVEGIEDAGTRQVLTWLRDLFGLGLIEKHAAWYLIHGRISAQRAQAITSYIDDRLLPRLREYALPLVAAFELSPELIGAPIALGAEKERQDEAMLYYREQRESGTAPIAEKAPAKPVRA, encoded by the coding sequence ATGAGCCAGACGATCGACCGTACGAGCAAGGTTCCCGCAGCGCAGCAGGAGAAGCCGGTAGTGGATGTCGCGGCCCTCGGCGAGCGACTGATGGGGCGTTGGGCGGCAGAACGCCGGGCATCCCGCGAGCTCGCCGCGACTCCCGCGATGCAGCGTATTCCGGGGCAAACGATGGCCGAGCACCGGGAGCGTGTGCTCGAGCAACTGAAGATCCTCGTTGAGCACAAGTCGGTGCACAAAGCGTTCCCCAAGAGTGTTGGCGGCCTCGAGGATGCCGGTGGCAACATCGCCCAGTTCGAGGAGCTGCTGCTCGCCGACCCGAGCCTGCAGATCAAGTCGGGTGTGCAGTGGGGTCTCTTCGGTGCGGCGGTTATGCACCTCGGCACGGAGAAGCACCACACGAAGTGGCTTCCCGGCATCATGAGCCTCGAGATCCCCGGCGCCTTCGCGATGACGGAGACGGGGCATGGCTCGGATGTCTCGGCAGTGGGCACCACGGCGACCTACGACGAGTCCACCCAGGAGTTCGTCATCCACACGCCGTTCCGCGCGGCCTGGAAGGACTACCTTGGCAACGCAGCCCTCCACGGTGAGGCCGCTGTTGTGTTTGCCCAGCTCATCACGAAGGGTGTGAACCACGGAGTTCATGCCTTCTACGTGGACATCCGAGACAAGGACAAGAATTTCCTTCCGGGTATCGGGGGTGAGGATGACGGCCTCAAGGGTGGCCTCAACGGCATCGACAACGGCCGCCTCCACTTCACGAATGTGCGTATCCCGCGTGAGAACCTCCTCAACCGTTACGGCGACGTCGCCGAGGACGGCACCTACTCGTCGCCCATTGCGAGCCCGGGTCGCCGCTTCTTCACGATGCTCGGCACTCTCGTGCAGGGTCGTGTCTCGCTCGACGGCGCCTCGGTCGTGGCCTCGAAGCTCGCCCTCACGATCGCCCTCTCCTACGGTTCGCAGCGGCGCCAGTTCACGGCGGCCAGCGACACGGAGGAGGAGGTCATCCTCGACTATCAGCGTCACCAGCGGCGACTGCTCCCGCGCCTGGCCGAGACCTACGCGATGAGTTTTGCGCACGACGTCTTCCTCGAGAAGTTCGACGCCGTCTTCACGGGTCGCGCCGACACCGACGAGGACCGTCAAGATCTCGAGACCCTGGCCGCAGCGCTCAAGCCGCTCTCCACGTGGGCTGCGCTCGACATTCTGCAGGAGGCCCGCGAGGCCTGTGGCGGCAACGGCTTCCTCGCGGAGAACCGGCTCACGCTGCTGCGCGCCGACATGGACATCTACGCGACCTTCGAGGGTGACAACAACGTGCTGCTGCAGCTCGTTGCCAAGCGTCTCCTCACGGACTACTCGAAGAAGTTCGCTGGCGCCGACGCGGGTGCGCTCGCACAGTACGTCGCAGGTCAGGTGGGGGATGCCACGCTCAACCGCACCGGTCTGCGCAAGCTCGCCCAGTCCATCGTCGACTTCGGCTCCACCGCCCGTTCCGTGGGTTACGTGCGGGACGCCGACGCCCAGCGTCAGCTCCTCACCGATCGCGTGCAGTCGATGATCGCCGAGATCGCCGGACGCCTGCGTGACGCGGGCAAGCTGCCCAAGATGGAGGCCGCGCAACTCTTCAACAGCAACCAGAACGCTCTCATCGAGGCGGCTCGTGCACACGGCGAGCTTCTCCAGTGGGAGGCGTTCACGGAGGCCGTCGAGGGCATCGAGGATGCCGGAACCCGCCAGGTACTCACGTGGCTCCGCGATCTCTTCGGGCTGGGCCTCATCGAGAAGCACGCCGCGTGGTACCTCATCCACGGCCGCATCTCGGCGCAGCGCGCACAGGCCATCACGAGCTACATCGACGACCGCCTGCTCCCGCGTCTGCGCGAGTACGCGCTGCCGCTCGTGGCTGCCTTCGAGCTGAGCCCCGAACTCATCGGTGCGCCCATCGCGCTCGGTGCGGAGAAGGAGCGCCAGGATGAGGCGATGCTCTACTACCGCGAGCAGCGCGAGAGTGGAACGGCCCCGATCGCGGAGAAGGCGCCAGCCAAGCCCGTCCGCGCCTAG
- the recQ gene encoding DNA helicase RecQ, giving the protein MTSATAPALQVLETTFGYDSFRGQQGEIIQTVVDGGDALVLMPTGGGKSICYQIPALVREGTGVVISPLIALMQDQVDTLAAVGVRAAYLNSTQSLEARREVEAAFLSGQLDLLYLAPERLRAAADLLDRGRLALFAIDEAHCVSQWGHDFRPEYLGLSMIHERWPTVPRIALTATATAATRKEIAQRLDLGTAKQFVSSFDRPNIQYRIEAKAQPLQQLLSLLRTEHAGDAGIVYCLSRASVEKTADFLVENGITALPYHAGLDSGVRARNQSRFLREDGLVMVATIAFGMGIDKPDVRFVAHLDLPKSVEGYYQETGRAGRDGLPSTAWLAYGLQDVVQQRRMIDQSEGDLAHRRNLSAHLDSMLALCETIGCRRVQLLQYFGQESEPCGNCDTCLAPPETWDGTVPAQKLLSTVVRLERERNQKFGAGHIIDILLGKTNDRITRGRHDALSTYGIGQDLSEQEWRGVVRQLLARGLLAVQGEYGVLVITPTSGSVLSGDTPVPLRREAARPSKAARRAVAADLPGDAMPLFEKLREWRAGEARAQGVPAYIVFGDATLRGVSVTRPTTLAELSQISGVGEKKLEQYGEAVLAVVAGREPEAPGSQVRDAVASGTPAATAPVAGFAPEPDDAPPFDDAPPDDAYPLYE; this is encoded by the coding sequence ATGACGTCTGCCACAGCGCCCGCCCTGCAGGTGCTCGAGACGACGTTCGGGTACGACAGCTTCCGCGGGCAGCAGGGCGAGATCATCCAGACCGTGGTCGATGGCGGGGACGCCCTCGTGCTCATGCCGACGGGCGGTGGCAAGTCGATCTGCTACCAGATCCCCGCGCTCGTACGCGAGGGCACGGGTGTCGTCATCTCCCCCCTCATCGCGCTCATGCAGGATCAGGTGGATACCCTCGCCGCCGTCGGCGTGCGCGCGGCATACCTCAACTCCACCCAGAGTCTCGAGGCGCGCCGCGAGGTGGAGGCCGCGTTCCTCTCTGGGCAGCTTGACCTCCTGTATCTCGCGCCCGAGCGGCTGCGCGCTGCGGCCGACCTGCTCGATCGCGGACGTCTCGCCCTTTTCGCGATCGACGAGGCGCACTGTGTGTCCCAGTGGGGCCACGATTTCCGGCCCGAGTATCTCGGGCTCTCGATGATCCACGAGCGCTGGCCAACCGTGCCGCGCATCGCGCTCACCGCCACCGCGACCGCGGCCACCCGCAAGGAGATCGCCCAGCGCCTCGACCTCGGCACCGCGAAACAGTTCGTGTCGAGCTTCGATCGGCCGAACATCCAGTACCGCATCGAAGCGAAGGCCCAGCCGCTGCAGCAATTGCTCTCGCTGCTGCGCACCGAGCACGCGGGTGATGCAGGCATCGTGTACTGCCTGTCGCGGGCATCCGTCGAAAAGACGGCCGACTTCCTCGTGGAGAACGGCATCACGGCGTTGCCGTACCACGCGGGGCTCGACTCGGGGGTGCGAGCGCGCAACCAGTCGCGCTTCCTCCGTGAGGACGGCCTCGTGATGGTGGCGACCATCGCGTTCGGTATGGGAATCGACAAGCCGGATGTTCGTTTTGTCGCCCACCTCGATCTGCCGAAGTCCGTTGAGGGCTACTACCAGGAGACCGGTCGCGCCGGTCGCGACGGCCTGCCCTCCACCGCGTGGCTGGCCTACGGCCTGCAGGATGTTGTGCAGCAACGCCGCATGATCGACCAGTCCGAGGGCGACCTGGCCCACCGGCGCAACCTTTCGGCGCACCTCGACTCGATGCTCGCGCTGTGCGAGACGATCGGCTGCCGTCGGGTGCAGTTGCTGCAGTACTTCGGGCAGGAGTCGGAGCCTTGTGGCAACTGCGACACGTGCCTCGCGCCACCCGAAACCTGGGATGGCACGGTGCCGGCGCAAAAGCTGTTGTCGACGGTGGTTCGCCTGGAGCGCGAGCGTAACCAGAAGTTCGGTGCGGGTCACATCATCGACATCCTCCTCGGCAAAACCAATGACCGCATCACACGCGGGCGGCACGACGCGCTCAGCACGTACGGCATCGGACAGGACCTCAGCGAGCAGGAGTGGCGCGGTGTCGTGCGGCAGTTGCTCGCGCGGGGGCTGCTCGCCGTGCAGGGCGAATACGGTGTGCTCGTCATCACCCCCACCTCGGGTTCCGTGCTCTCGGGTGACACCCCCGTGCCGCTTCGCCGGGAGGCGGCTCGACCCTCCAAGGCTGCCCGGCGTGCGGTCGCGGCCGACCTTCCCGGCGACGCGATGCCGCTCTTCGAGAAACTGCGAGAGTGGCGGGCCGGCGAAGCCAGGGCGCAAGGTGTTCCCGCCTACATCGTGTTCGGCGACGCGACCCTTCGAGGGGTCTCGGTGACTCGTCCGACAACCCTCGCCGAACTCTCGCAGATCAGTGGCGTCGGTGAGAAGAAACTGGAGCAGTACGGTGAGGCCGTGCTTGCGGTTGTTGCGGGTCGGGAGCCGGAGGCCCCGGGCTCGCAGGTGCGGGATGCCGTGGCATCCGGAACCCCGGCGGCGACAGCTCCCGTCGCGGGCTTCGCGCCGGAACCCGACGATGCCCCACCCTTCGACGACGCCCCGCCGGACGACGCCTACCCGCTCTACGAGTAA
- a CDS encoding MarR family winged helix-turn-helix transcriptional regulator, with product MPLSTTITAVERIASAHRAAAVPVLHEVGLSETQGALLWALGGSITSDLTMSEAAAALSCDASNLTLLARHLESLDLAERIPDPADARRRRLTLTQHGREVVERMTRALDDASPLRALTDAERATLDELLAKAMDHAAASKDDNY from the coding sequence ATGCCCCTGTCGACGACGATCACTGCGGTGGAACGCATCGCCAGCGCGCACCGGGCAGCCGCCGTGCCCGTGCTCCACGAGGTGGGGCTCTCGGAGACGCAGGGCGCACTCCTGTGGGCCCTGGGCGGAAGCATCACCTCCGACCTGACCATGAGCGAGGCCGCCGCCGCGCTGTCGTGTGACGCCTCCAACCTCACCCTCCTCGCGCGGCACCTCGAATCGCTCGATCTCGCCGAACGGATCCCCGATCCCGCCGATGCTCGGCGCCGCCGACTCACCCTCACCCAGCACGGCCGTGAGGTGGTCGAGCGGATGACGCGAGCCCTCGACGATGCGAGCCCGCTGCGAGCGCTCACCGACGCCGAGCGCGCAACGCTCGACGAACTCCTCGCGAAGGCGATGGATCACGCAGCCGCCAGCAAGGACGACAATTACTGA
- the fgd gene encoding glucose-6-phosphate dehydrogenase (coenzyme-F420) has product MKHPIRFGYKASAEQFAPRELLRFGVLAEEVGFDSVFISDHLQPWNHDGGHAPAALPWLGALGASTDRVLMGTSVLTPTFRYHPAVIAQAFGTLGSLYPGRVILGVGTGEALNEATLGIPWPEPPERFARLKEALGLIDELWSRDRVTFEGEYYRTVDATIYDKPETPVPVYIGAAGPAATRLAGRIADGFITTSGKKRELYTDTLLPALAEGLEKASRTADDIDTLIEVKVSFDHDHERAMQDTRFWAPLALSPEEKMGVEDPIEMQKLADALPIERAASRFIVSTDPDEHVARITEYLDMGFKHLVFHGPGHDQERFLRTYGEEILPRLRALK; this is encoded by the coding sequence ATGAAGCACCCCATTCGGTTCGGGTACAAGGCGTCGGCGGAGCAGTTTGCTCCGCGCGAGTTGCTGCGGTTCGGCGTGCTGGCCGAGGAGGTCGGCTTCGACTCGGTGTTCATCTCCGATCACCTTCAGCCCTGGAATCACGACGGCGGCCACGCGCCGGCCGCGCTCCCGTGGCTGGGAGCTCTCGGGGCCAGCACCGACCGCGTGCTCATGGGCACCTCGGTGCTGACGCCCACGTTCCGCTACCACCCGGCAGTGATCGCGCAGGCGTTCGGAACCCTCGGCTCCCTGTATCCGGGCCGCGTCATCCTGGGTGTCGGCACGGGTGAGGCGCTCAACGAGGCGACGCTCGGCATCCCCTGGCCCGAGCCGCCGGAGCGTTTCGCGCGCCTCAAGGAGGCCCTCGGGCTCATTGACGAACTGTGGAGCCGCGATCGAGTCACCTTCGAGGGTGAGTATTACCGCACCGTGGATGCCACGATCTACGACAAACCCGAAACACCCGTGCCCGTCTACATCGGCGCCGCAGGGCCTGCCGCCACCCGGCTCGCGGGGCGGATCGCCGACGGGTTCATCACGACCTCCGGCAAGAAGCGCGAGCTGTACACGGACACGCTCCTGCCTGCGCTGGCCGAGGGCCTCGAGAAGGCCAGCCGCACCGCGGACGACATCGACACCCTCATCGAGGTGAAGGTTTCGTTCGACCACGACCATGAGCGCGCCATGCAGGACACCCGATTCTGGGCACCCCTCGCACTGTCGCCCGAGGAGAAGATGGGTGTTGAGGACCCGATCGAGATGCAGAAGCTCGCGGATGCCCTGCCGATCGAGCGCGCGGCATCCCGTTTCATCGTCTCGACCGACCCCGACGAGCACGTTGCCCGCATCACCGAGTACCTCGACATGGGGTTCAAGCACCTCGTGTTCCACGGTCCGGGCCATGACCAGGAGCGCTTCCTGCGCACCTACGGCGAGGAGATCCTGCCCCGCCTGCGCGCCCTGAAGTAG
- a CDS encoding flavin-containing monooxygenase: MTHVRVAIVGAGFAGLGAAHELLRSGESSFVVLERAASVGGTWRDNTYPGVACDVPSHLYSFSFLPNPAWTNVFARGEEIHGYLRGAANGLESHLRLNTAMTALRWDDEWAVWRVSTSRGDLTADAVILAAGRLTEPRIPEVAGIETFTGDMMHTARWRHDVDLTGKRVAVVGTGASAVQVVPEVAAAAASVTVFQRSAPWIVPRPDREYTESELAEFASDPTAIERLRTAQFWEGEAMFAARAGDPAAIAAARQEALEHLHSQVTDARLRAALTPNYEIGCKRRLISSDYYPAFESGAVHLEASALERIDHGVLVAASGERYDADVVIFATGFESSEQPYAALVEGVGGVTLAEHWADGMTAFASTTVHGFPNLFIVNGPNAGLGHNSAVYMIETQLQYVVGALEHLDGVLEVSADAEREYTAELDRRAASTVWLSGCDSWYLDSRSGRLTLLWPGSAQEFRERNGVFDAAPYREVREMEPRVQREVRASVDWPLSVGW, from the coding sequence GTGACCCACGTGCGCGTCGCGATCGTCGGCGCCGGATTCGCGGGGCTCGGTGCAGCTCACGAACTGCTGCGGTCGGGCGAAAGCTCGTTTGTTGTGCTCGAGCGCGCCGCGAGTGTCGGCGGAACGTGGCGTGACAACACTTACCCGGGTGTCGCGTGCGACGTGCCGTCGCATTTGTACAGCTTCTCGTTCCTGCCCAACCCCGCGTGGACAAACGTCTTCGCCCGCGGCGAGGAGATTCACGGCTACCTTCGCGGTGCGGCGAACGGCCTCGAATCCCATCTTCGGCTGAACACCGCCATGACCGCCCTGCGCTGGGACGACGAGTGGGCGGTGTGGCGGGTCTCTACCAGCCGCGGCGACCTCACGGCCGATGCCGTCATCCTCGCCGCGGGCCGCCTCACCGAGCCTCGCATCCCCGAGGTCGCCGGCATCGAGACGTTCACGGGCGACATGATGCACACCGCGCGGTGGCGGCACGACGTCGACCTCACGGGCAAGCGTGTGGCCGTGGTGGGAACGGGAGCCTCCGCGGTGCAGGTGGTTCCCGAGGTGGCAGCGGCCGCGGCATCCGTCACCGTGTTCCAACGGAGCGCGCCGTGGATCGTGCCGCGCCCCGACCGCGAGTACACGGAATCCGAACTCGCGGAGTTCGCGTCGGACCCCACCGCCATCGAGCGACTGCGCACCGCCCAGTTCTGGGAGGGTGAAGCCATGTTCGCCGCACGAGCCGGCGACCCTGCTGCGATCGCCGCGGCCCGACAGGAGGCCCTCGAGCACCTGCACTCCCAGGTCACGGATGCCCGCCTCCGCGCCGCGCTCACCCCCAACTATGAGATCGGCTGCAAGCGCCGCCTCATCTCGAGTGACTACTACCCCGCTTTCGAGAGCGGCGCGGTGCACCTCGAAGCGTCGGCGCTGGAGCGCATCGACCACGGTGTGCTCGTCGCCGCGAGCGGTGAGCGCTACGACGCCGACGTGGTGATCTTCGCCACCGGGTTCGAATCGTCCGAGCAGCCGTACGCGGCGCTCGTCGAAGGAGTTGGCGGTGTTACCCTCGCCGAACACTGGGCCGACGGGATGACCGCATTCGCCTCGACGACGGTGCACGGCTTCCCGAACCTCTTCATCGTGAACGGGCCCAACGCCGGCCTCGGCCACAACTCGGCCGTCTACATGATCGAGACCCAGTTGCAGTACGTCGTCGGTGCGCTCGAACACCTGGACGGTGTGCTCGAGGTGAGCGCCGACGCCGAGCGGGAGTACACCGCCGAGCTCGATCGACGGGCAGCCTCCACGGTGTGGTTGAGCGGGTGCGACTCGTGGTACCTCGATTCCCGGAGCGGACGATTGACCCTCCTGTGGCCGGGGTCGGCGCAGGAGTTCCGCGAGCGCAATGGCGTGTTCGATGCAGCGCCCTACCGTGAGGTGCGCGAAATGGAGCCGCGTGTACAACGAGAAGTTCGGGCATCCGTGGACTGGCCTTTGTCGGTCGGTTGGTAA
- a CDS encoding MOSC domain-containing protein, producing the protein MSRVKSVNIGMPRPNPHKATRDTGIDKRPQSGPVEVRAPGPRGTGLGSGLVGDFIGDPRHHGGDEQAVYSFTREDLDAWEGRLDRELTDGFFGENLTTEGYDVNEARLGEIWQIGDTVQLKVTSPRLPCSTFRGWVDEKGWLRTFTLAARPGAYLSVVQPGVISAGDELRVIHRPDHNVTVALTYRALTTERHLLPSLLEAGTDLDDETRGAIEKNAAFDAG; encoded by the coding sequence ATGTCACGCGTGAAATCGGTCAACATCGGGATGCCACGGCCGAACCCGCACAAGGCGACACGTGACACCGGCATCGACAAGCGGCCCCAGAGTGGGCCCGTCGAGGTGCGCGCGCCAGGGCCACGCGGTACGGGGCTGGGAAGCGGTCTCGTCGGCGATTTCATCGGTGACCCGCGTCACCACGGCGGCGACGAGCAAGCCGTGTATTCCTTCACGCGTGAGGACTTGGACGCGTGGGAGGGGCGACTCGACCGCGAGCTCACCGACGGCTTCTTCGGGGAGAATCTCACGACCGAGGGTTACGACGTGAACGAGGCGCGGCTCGGGGAGATCTGGCAGATCGGTGACACCGTGCAACTCAAGGTCACGAGTCCGCGACTGCCCTGTTCGACATTCCGCGGGTGGGTCGATGAGAAGGGCTGGCTGCGCACCTTCACCCTTGCGGCGCGCCCGGGGGCGTACCTGAGCGTGGTGCAGCCCGGGGTCATCAGCGCGGGGGATGAGCTGCGTGTCATCCATCGCCCGGATCACAACGTGACGGTCGCCCTCACTTATCGTGCGCTCACGACGGAGCGGCACCTGCTTCCGAGTCTTCTCGAGGCTGGCACGGACCTCGACGACGAAACCCGCGGCGCGATCGAGAAGAACGCGGCCTTCGACGCCGGGTAG